A single region of the Malaclemys terrapin pileata isolate rMalTer1 chromosome 2, rMalTer1.hap1, whole genome shotgun sequence genome encodes:
- the LOC128831436 gene encoding SRRM2 protein homolog rsr-2-like — translation MQADNRKRAPAWTVREVLDLIAVWGEDSVLAELRSKRRNAKTFEKISKGMMERGHNRDSEQCRVKVKELRQAYQKTKEANGRSGSEPRTCRYYAELHAILGGAATTTPPLFVDSGSGIVSMPEDSADGVEEEEDELAESTQHSILPNSQDLFITLTEVPSQASTQDSDPMEGTSAAANSSSLPPPSRRLSQIRRRKKKTREDMFSEIMQSSRSDRAHLNEWKETVSKYRKEVSEREERRDQREERRDQREERRDQREERRDDRDERWWQEDQRMKDATLGLLRRLVEVQERLLENRLPLQPLFHPPPSPCSVSSSPRRVRTRGGGSVHLPIPPQ, via the exons atgcaggctgataatcgaaaaagagcaccagcatggaccgtacgggaggtactggatctgatcgctgtatggggagaggattcagtgcttgcagaacttcgttctaaaagacgaaatgcaaaaacttttgaaaaaatttccaagggcatgatggagagaggccacaatagggactctgagcagtgccgcgtgaaggtcaaggagctcagacaagcctatcaaaaaacaaaggaggcaaacggtcgctccgggtcagagccgcggacatgccgctactacgccgagctgcatgcaattctagggggggctgccaccactaccccacctttgttcgtggattctgggtcggggatagtctcgatgcctgaggattctgccgatggggtagaggaggaggaggatgagcttgcagagagcacacagcactccattctccccaacagccaggatctttttatcaccctgactgaagtaccctcccaagccagtacccaagactctgaccccatggaagggacctcag cagctgcaaattcctcaagcctccctcctccatcccgaaggttatcacagataaggcgtcgtaagaagaagacgcgggaggacatgttttctgaaattatgcaatccagcaggagtgacagagctcatctgaatgagtggaaggaaacagtttcaaagtataggaaagaagtcagtgaacgtgaggagaggagggaccaacgtgaggagaggagggaccaacgtgaggagaggagggaccaacgtgaggagaggagagacgatcgagatgagagatggtggcaggaagaccagaggatgaaggatgcaacgctggggctgctccggcgtctggtggaggttcaggaacgcctgctggaaaacagactgccgcttcagcccctgttccaccctcccccctccccatgttccgtatcctcctcacccagacgtgtaagaacgcgggggggaggctccgtacaccttcccattccaccccagtag